The sequence GCCTGGAGTACCACCTCAAGTCAGAGCATGCACCAGTGAGTTTCCATTGCACTGCGTTTACAGTATACACTTCTCCACTAGTAAGACAGTTGGTCTTTCAAGGTTACAATTCACTGGGAGACGTTCCATCACACAATATGCCATTGTGCATACAATCTGTAGCAGTTACATCCTTGCAACTTCAATGTCACAAATTTTTCTCAGTATATCCACCCTCTCATTCTCCCAGAAGACCCCATTCCTTTGAGTCTCTTTTTAGTCTCATTTATTTGAACTTTGCTTGAGTGGGAAATGATAGACAGTTGTCTCCTTCTCCCCCGCAGGTGCCCCAGAATGTGGAGGAGGATGAGGTGAAGGCCCAGAGAGAGCCCAACCCTGAGAGGACACCCAGCGGCCGGGTTAAACGCATGTCAGCCCAGGTGGCTGTTTTCCACCTACAAGAGATTGCTAATGACGAGCTGGCCAAGGAGTGGCCCAAGAGGAAGGTCATCGGGGACCTGGTCCCCGACGATAAGAAGGCGAGGGATCTTCAACACTAAGATGGTCTTAGAGCTGTGCTCATGTATCTATTCCTGTGTGAACATTGACCTCCAGATTAACCATTATTTCTGTTGGGTTCCACAGCTGAGATATGCACGCCCAGGGCTGCCTGCCTTCAGTCAGGAGGTCCTTCGAAAGTGGAAAAATGAAGTGAAGCTGCAAAAGAAAGTGCAGTGCCCAAACCTGGTACGAACTATACGTCTCTAAATGATCTTTCATCCCATATTGCCTATAGTAGAGATTTTACTCTCTGTACTATACTTTGCTTATATTGTGACTGGGAAGTTTTCTGGTTTCCCTCAGGGCTGTGGCTCGGTGTACACCAGCGTGTCTGGACTGAAGGCTCACCTTGGGCTCTGCGGAAGGGTAACGGAATAGATTTCCCCACACtgctcccctctctttcacttcCAAGTACTGCAACGTATCCAGAATATTGTGAAAATTATTCAGCTGAAACCGAGTCAATTCTTGCGTTTTATTTTAGCATTCAAACCTAATTTTAGCAGAAATGTAACCCATTATTAAGGATCTAATTCAACCAAATGTTGTCTCTCTCAATGCAGGGGGACTTTGAAGCAGGGAAATATAAATGCCTGAtctgtaagaaagagttcaaCTCTGAGAGTGGGGTGAAGTACCACATCAACTCTGTCCACTCCCAGGTCAGAAATGTATTTAGGACTTTTCACCACCTTGATGACCTACTATCATATGAATTTATAATTGTTTGCCATATAAATACAGTATTGCAAAAATACATTGTAGTGATTTTTGGTGGCACACAATGCTCATTTCCTTTGTCCTGTGTTTTCTTAGGACTGGTTTGCGGTGACCTCAAAATCCAAGAACTTTAAGGTTCTGAAGGCCAAGACCAAGGAGAACAGCACCGTGGATGACCCCATTGTCCAGCACCAGACCCTCCATGTCTTCACCCCTGTCCTGGAGCCCTGGCAGGACATGCAGATGGGACCCCCACCAGCGGTGCCCGAGCCAGCCCTGCAGGCCAACCCTGAGGCAGCAGAGGcgaagaggagggggaaggggagagggaaggagaaggactGCTATGACTTCACTGGCAGTGACCActccagcagtagcagcagcggcAGCTCCAGCAGCGATTCAGAGACAGAGGAGCTTGATGGCCAGAGACACGACGTTGACCAATGGGCACTGCAGAGACCCAGTATCATCGAGACCCACCCCGATGTCGCCAAGCAACCCAGAAGCAACCCCTAGTTCGTCCAATCACCTGACTTCAGATCAGGGGTCTGTTCAGGAGGGTGCAACGTTACAGAACATTCAGATAGAAGTGCATTGGTCCTGGGATGTGTAGTCTGTGTTTCAACTGTAACTATGAGGTCATCTTAGCCAACGTTTAATGTGTTTTATTATTTTAATACGTTTGATAACTCTTTGTTTTCTGACATGCTTACTTAGACTAATCTTTTAACCCCTATTTTGACAAGTGCTTATGTGTTGGCTTGTGCTCCTCGATTCAGACTGTGCCTAGTGTATGGATCTATTATTTCATACAACTCCTTTTATTATACCTTACTTGTTATCAGATCTCTTCTTTACAATGCATATTTAACCAATAGCATGTGGTGTTAATGTagtgtgtattttatatattggATAGTGATATGATAACACAGGATACATTTGAGATACAGTGGTTGTCGGTTATAGTTGTCCGTGATGTTTTTTACGCTGCATTGTTTGTTGATGTACACAGTCCAGATGGAAATGAGGTGCAGTTGTCATTTCATTTACTTCCTGTGTGGCCCTGTACTGTTTCTGCAGATGTATGAATGTATTTAGTTTATTCTTCTGGTGATATTTCTGTCAGTGCACGCACTTCTGTTCAAGCTAGGTTTTGAGTAGATTCATATCTATTTTATATAGTATTGAATAATGAACTGGCCCTTGGACATTTTAAGTGATCCCTAACACATGATGTTAACGATAGGTTTTCTCTATTTGATGCCTTTTAAAATCGACTAAGATAAGTTAAACAACCAATGTCTTTCAGTTCAAAGGCTCTGCTCAGGTCCATGATTCCTGTGACCAAAACAAGAGGCATTACGCATGCACTTTTATATTGAATGAAATTAAGTGCTCAGTCTAACGATAGGCATTCACATAACCCAACCTTGTGAAGGGTGACAAGTGTGCCCTAATTTGTTGTCTGGCATTAGACTGCTTCTTGAGTCTACCGGCCAATATCGTGTTCAGTCTTCACTGTTTTGAACCAACTGTTTGTCAAAAAATGAAAAGTATTACACTTCAATTCCACATTTGTGTACATTTGTATTCATGGAAAATCTATTGTTTCATGTTTTAGAAAACAAAATgcattatactttttttttttgaagTACTGTAGGCATAATTCGCTGCTATTTTTAACTACCAGGAGTGTTCGCTATATCAAcaggtgaaataaaatattaaCATAATGCTACTCATTTTCGCCCTTCTTGCCTTACACAGTAAACAGTGTTCTACTAATGCCTGCATGTGTTGAATGAGCTCTGGTTGTATCCACTTCGGGCCCCACCTGTGGCAGGAAAGGTGTACCGCAGCCATGCACCAAGGCAATATTTAGTTTCGAACAGAAGGGGGCAGCAGTCTACCGGCCAATATCGTCACAACAAATAAGGCGGTCTCCAGCTAGATCCACGCTCTACAGAATACCGATTGAGAATATTACAGATGAAATACGTTATTGCTGTTGGCGGCGATAAGGACTTTGAAGAAGGTTTAATCGGTAACTATAGTTTCTAATTTATGTCACCGTATATCTGTATTCCATCGTAACCTAACCATATTGGCACGGACATGGGGATTCGAACCGTGGGTTAGAGTAGAGGCGCGAGTCAGGCCAACTGGGAAACGAGGTCTGCAAACCATGAGCCACGGGATAGTATAGACCCTTGGAAGAAATGTCCGATGTCTTTTGTGTTGTACGAGTCTGCGCGGTTAGCTCATTTTTACCACAGACGCTGTCTTAGTCGGTATTATGACAGACGTCTCaagaaaatctatgtacagtagGTAGCTACATAGCTAGCTATCGTGTAGCATAttgacattagctagctaactagctaacgccGGACACTTCCTACATAAACTTGCTGTAGCAAGTGTGTAAGTAGCAACTGTAGCTAGTTATGCCATAAAAGTCCAgttcgctaacgttagctttGTCATCACTAACAATTTGTCCGTTTTTTTACTACTTTTAGTCGATTATCGGTttgaatcaatcaatcagtcaatgcAAATCAGTCAGTGGCCCATTCTCCCACATTTGGGTAGGCTAGTTGGCTACTACATGTGCCCTCGAGTCATCTGCCAAATATGAGTGGTGTGATTAACTAGCCAATAGCCAGTTTAGCTAACTAGCAAGAAATTGTATCATGCAATGTACACTGCAGTCATTCTGTGAAATTTGCAAATAAACTACGGTATCTACTGTCACATGTTTCAACTGGTgaagcctctctccctccctctctctctctctctcaggtataCTGTAGGACGTATGCCTGTGACAGAGAGTTGCACAGTTAGGCTGTTGAAGCTGCCTCTCACCAAGAAGAGTTGCTCAGTAAACTTGTCTAGGCTTTCTGTGATAAAGAAGAGGTGCTCAGTAAGGCTGTCAAGGCTTCTTGTGACAGATAATTGGTGCTCCGTAAGGTTGTGTAGGCTACCTGTGACAAAGTGGTGCTCAGTAAAGTTATCTACTCTGCCTGTGACGCAAAAGCGTTGCTCAGTAAGGTTGTCTAGGCTGTTGATGGCAACCATTGCCCAGAAGTTGGGCAAACAGGGTAGCGAATCCATGGGCTTACCccatggagaggagacagagcagCAGACTGATCCACACGAAAAACCTCAGGCAGAGGCGCAGACCAATCCACATGAAAAACCACAGGACACCAATGGGGAGGCTGTCGGTGTTTCATCTGAACAAGgtaagcagcagagagagagtgacactgTTTAATAAAGTGAAGTGTCCCAGGACTCCCTAAAAACATGCCACTTCAATACAGCTATGAGCAGAAGTGACGTTTCACTAACCCTTTAACTAACCTTGACCTAATTCTCTTAACCTTCAACGATAATCCACCTAACCtgctgtgcaagttctcctaacCTACTACAAAAACAGTCACTTCCTCTCATATTTGTATCGAAGTGGTGTCTTTTTAGGGAATTTTGCGTTCCATACTACATGTAGTGGAGTACAGACCCCACCATGTTCCTATGTTTCCCCAGGCCAGGATGTGCCTCCAGAAGAGCTTCCTGTACCATCTTCCACCCCGGGAAATCGTCTACAGAGAAAAAGAGTCCCTAATCCGAAATATCAGAGAGAACCAGACACGACCAACCGTAAGTGTCTGAACTTAAATAAACTGGTTATTAATATTGTGTACTAGCAGTAGCCTAATATATGCCTAGATGATAGCACAAACCAACTTGCCTCTTTTGTTGCTCTGATTTTatattttgttcatttttttctGCATAGTACAATGTCCTGACTCAACAAAAAAGCCAAGGAAAAAGATGGGCCTGAAAATATCCGTAGTCTCTAACACAGAAACAGACCAGCAGGACACTGACAAAAAGACCCCAAAACCCCCCAAAAAGACACCTGCCAAAAAGACACCACAGAAAAAGGCACCACAGAAAAAGCCAGTGGTCTCGAGCATAGACAGTGACAAGGGGCTTATCAAACAGACCCCTGCCAAGAAGACCTCTGCCAAGAAGATACAAAAGGAAACACCACAGGTCAACTCCACGCCCGCCCCTGCAGTCCCGGAACTGAGGGAGACCCCAGAGGAGCCTGAAACCACCCCTAGTGGCAGACCCAAGCGGAGGGCAGCAAAAGCGTATGTGACATCATCTAGTCCCCCATCATTTTGATTCTGTTACAGCAAGTAAGCAGTCTTTGATGGTAACGAGATGATCCTATACAGTATGCCTATTAGTGGGGATTTCAGTGAATGAGCAGTAGTATTATTCTTGTTTGGCCTGTGTTTTATACAGCTACCTTTGACTCCCTATACTTTTTCAATATCTCATTCACGTTTGATTGTCATGattataaaacaatcagaaatggccatcaaatcaaactttatctCTTCACATCAAAGGCAATTTCAGTTTGGAAAAGGTCATGCTCAATTGACCCATTGTTTTATGTTTCTGTTCCAACTCAGTGCATTGCAGTACCTCCATACCCTGGCCAAGGAGGTATACAACCAACCTGACAAGGGTACTAAGAATGACTGGGAGTCTAGCCCAGTCCCCAGCCCCAGCTCAACCCAGCCCCAGAAACGAACCAGAGGCAAGGGCAAGAAGAGGAAGGCCCCTGATTTTGACAGTGACAACGCCGCAGAGGATGTGGACTTTGTTCCAGAAAATCAAGACACTGAGGAGGAAAGTGAGGCTGAAGATACTCAAGAAGACTTAGACTTGGAGAAGAGGCACACACCACTGAAAGACCTTAGATCCAGACGCATTTCCAGAGGTCTTGTGAgtggcatttttttattttttatttttacagtagATTGTGATAAATGGActagcagacagagagatattGTGAGGGATTTTGCCCACTAGGCGACCACAGGCTGAAACCAATGACAACCTAAATTAAGACTTTTGTGTTACCGTTGTCATGTTCTATTTTTTGTCACTCAGTCAAGTCAAGTTCGATACCATGGTAATTCCCCCAATGGACTGTCCAACAACATGATGGGACCCATCTGGATGTGCACCAAAACCACCAAGACCTTGTAAGTTGCTCACCTGTCTTCTATGTAGCAATAAAAAAAAAGTTGGTTTTATTGCTTACTGCCAGTAGGGGGTGCTCAATGCATTACATTATTCACTCCTGGGTCTTTGGTCCTGGCTCTTTCTGTGTGTTTGACAGCCGTGATGAACACTGTAACGAATGGGTCTTTGCTGAGTGGATGCCTTCAGAGAAGGATTGGCATTGCTTGTCGGACAGGTAGAAATATCATTACAAATTTGATTATTACATTATACTTGATCTCCCAGGGAAAATATTACATGCATCTCACATACCGAGTAACCCAGGAATACATCAAATGTTTGGAATGCATTTCCCCTCCCAGTGAGGCTGAGAAGTATCTACCGCAGGAGATGATGTCAACAGCCTTCACCTTCTCAAGAGAGGGCATCAGGGAGGAGACTCCTCTGCACAGAATGAAGAGGTAGATCCTTTGTAGCGCAATTAGCAATTGTGCTTGCAACACCAAGGTCTTGATCAAGGccttgagatatatatatatataagtatctTACTGTTGTTTATTGTCCAGGTTTGAGTGCCTGAAACCCCACCCTGAGCGCTGGGACATGCTATTCTATACGGGCGGCCCAGTGTGGGCCATGGACTGGTGCCCCTCCCCCGATGGCGCCCCTGCCAGCCAGTACGCTGCCATCTACTGCCACAGGAACCTGGACGACCAACACAGGATGAACGAGTTGTACACCAAACCTGGACTCATCCAGATTTGGGACCTGGGACAACTCCAGTACAACACCAGGTAGGAACCATGGCAATggccagctaatggggatcagtGTAATATCAGTCTTTCTCTATCTACCGCTACAATCGTCTTGATCTTTCTACCTTTCTCTGGGCTATTTCCCCCCAACATCTCTCTGCTCCATCCCTTCACTCtcaccctcctcatctctccccagtccccagtcctcTCCACGGCTGGCCTATGGTATTGCCCAGGATAAAGGCTTTGTGTGGAACCTGAAGTGGTGTCCAGGAGGAGCCTGGGAGCTGCCCACCACTAACAGGAAGGTAGGAACAGCAGCACACAGAAATACACAAAGAACTGATGTGTTTAATCAAcatcagtaatgtcagtaatgcATAATGGCTCCACATGACTGTAAAAGAGAACTGTATAAAACACacgcaaaaaaatataaaaatgtacgactccctctgtccctctctctttgtctctctctctctgtctctctctcttctctcctctctctctctggcaggcCCCTCATATGCCCAGACTGGGTCTCCTGGCTGCTTCCACATCAGATGGTCACATCACTATCTACAGCCTGCCTCACCCTGACACACTAATGGCCCGCAGGAAACACACCGCTAAAGGTTAGCATGCtcgtttaaagtggaactgacagtgttttaactactttgcagatatgaaacaaacagacaatcatgcTGAAAATGTTTGAGGGTTCATCTACTGTTGTTCCCTTGTTAGATTTTAGCTCATTTCACtttggctagcattagttgttgatcttgtgcATAGGCAACTGAGGgagagagcctaccttttcatggttgtctatgcctgcgacgaaccatcaaacagtcaaagcgtcaatacagggctaagattgagccattctacaccggctccgacgcccgtcttatgtggcagggcttgcaaattattacagactacaaagggaagcacagcacaaactaaatcacttctatgctcacttcgagg is a genomic window of Oncorhynchus kisutch isolate 150728-3 linkage group LG21, Okis_V2, whole genome shotgun sequence containing:
- the gtf3c2 gene encoding general transcription factor 3C polypeptide 2: MPVTESCTVRLLKLPLTKKSCSVNLSRLSVIKKRCSVRLSRLLVTDNWCSVRLCRLPVTKWCSVKLSTLPVTQKRCSVRLSRLLMATIAQKLGKQGSESMGLPHGEETEQQTDPHEKPQAEAQTNPHEKPQDTNGEAVGVSSEQGQDVPPEELPVPSSTPGNRLQRKRVPNPKYQREPDTTNLQCPDSTKKPRKKMGLKISVVSNTETDQQDTDKKTPKPPKKTPAKKTPQKKAPQKKPVVSSIDSDKGLIKQTPAKKTSAKKIQKETPQVNSTPAPAVPELRETPEEPETTPSGRPKRRAAKAALQYLHTLAKEVYNQPDKGTKNDWESSPVPSPSSTQPQKRTRGKGKKRKAPDFDSDNAAEDVDFVPENQDTEEESEAEDTQEDLDLEKRHTPLKDLRSRRISRGLSSQVRYHGNSPNGLSNNMMGPIWMCTKTTKTFRDEHCNEWVFAEWMPSEKDWHCLSDSEAEKYLPQEMMSTAFTFSREGIREETPLHRMKRFECLKPHPERWDMLFYTGGPVWAMDWCPSPDGAPASQYAAIYCHRNLDDQHRMNELYTKPGLIQIWDLGQLQYNTSPQSSPRLAYGIAQDKGFVWNLKWCPGGAWELPTTNRKAPHMPRLGLLAASTSDGHITIYSLPHPDTLMARRKHTAKGGACPTLMICQVQGVITLKRGAFKTNHDEKNNQVLSMDWLPVKPHNILAAGFYDGTVALWNLSSKSILQRVRAPDRSFTLYPYHCFIAHDNATRALSFCHASRDLMVTAGDDRLVKMWDLRRTWEPCQSFKRFLSTEAAWPLHWAGVFISQESTYATFGQHGLNYFDSGYLGFKPLFLVPRKGTMWSLSISDWLNTAVTADSVGDVIMVLIPNLFNNPCYLKRSIDRRFPVFRTEMVQLKEEVEENEGGVGEEGSGSTSNGTSHHIPQTYRETAQKYYLHYHDMDMRTFKNAQSRAPWKHMQVAEAKGGPCLDLMPLASLTKVRFNPNLCAQSWVLSGGQAGLVRAHCLRAMNSSHINKMVQESQAQFSTMFPQDTTDSQGDASAVRHTTEKL